One part of the Rutidosis leptorrhynchoides isolate AG116_Rl617_1_P2 chromosome 1, CSIRO_AGI_Rlap_v1, whole genome shotgun sequence genome encodes these proteins:
- the LOC139853837 gene encoding uncharacterized protein, with translation MNGNTNPSSSPSLFNINPSSDPVIIRAHISNCQIGRIYTDTGAGAEVMFEHCFMQLPENIKWEKKAATSPLAGFNRTATWSVGSITLEVILGTLPFQSAADIEFSIVKTDSRYNVILGRNSMQKFSATASTVHGMMKFPTPAGVATIRTQEMEPIECMQIFKGTSDIVVHDNGYVSPNPKHPDQRIQIGATLSTNAKDMLCKLLAPNIDVFACEPSDMTGVPREIAQHRLNVNPNITPVIQKKRAMAFERSEFLDNEVQRLVDAGIMKKK, from the coding sequence ATGAATGGAAACACAAACCCATCGTCTTCCCCCTCGTTATTTAATATTAACCCATCTTCAGACCCTGTTATCATACGAGCACATATCTCCAACTGCCAAATTGGGCGAATATACACTGACACCGGCGCAGGGGCAGAGGTCATGTTTGAACATTGTTTTATGCAGCTACCAGAAAACATCAAATGGGAGAAGAAAGCTGCAACTTCACCATTGGCAGGATTCAACAGAACTGCAACTTGGTCGGTGGGCTCCATCACGCTGGAGGTCATTTTGGGAACATTACCTTTCCAAAGTGCAGCAGACATCGAATTCTCCATAGTCAAAACAGACTCACGGTATAACGTTATCTTGGGACGTAATTCCATGCAGAAATTTAGTGCAACTGCGTCAACAGTACACGGCATGATGAAGTTCCCGACCCCGGCCGGAGTCGCTACAATCCGAACGCAAGAAATGGAACCAATCGAATGTATGCAAATATTCAAAGGAACCAGTGATATTGTAGTCCATGACAATGGCTACGTATCCCCAAATCCCAAGCATCCGGACCAACGGATCCAGATTGGCGCTACCTTGAGCACCAACGCAAAGGATATGCTCTGCAAACTCTTAGCACCAAACATTGACGTCTTCGCTTGTGAACCGTCCGACATGACGGGTGTCCCAAGGGAAATAGCCCAACATCGGCTAAATGTAAACCCGAATATCACACCGGTCATTCAGAAGAAAAGAGCAATGGCGTTCGAACGGAGCGAATTCCTGGATAATGAGGTACAACGACTGGTTGATGCCGGTATAATGAAAAAAaagtaa